A genome region from Hymenobacter tibetensis includes the following:
- the rplE gene encoding 50S ribosomal protein L5 has translation MARLKEKYNKEVIPALQEKFQFKSIMQVPRITKICINRGIGAAVADKKLVDNGVDELSTITGQKAVPTIAKRSVSNFKLREGMPIGARVTLRGERMYEFMDRLLTVALPRVRDFKGINDKGFDGRGNYTLGVKEQIIFPEISIDKIKSISGMDITFVTSAENDEQSYELLKAFGMPFANAKKQND, from the coding sequence ATGGCACGACTCAAAGAGAAATATAATAAGGAAGTAATACCGGCGCTCCAGGAGAAATTCCAGTTCAAGAGCATCATGCAGGTACCACGCATCACCAAGATCTGCATTAACCGCGGTATTGGTGCTGCCGTAGCTGACAAGAAGCTGGTGGACAATGGTGTGGATGAGCTGTCGACTATCACTGGTCAGAAAGCTGTTCCAACTATAGCCAAGCGTTCGGTTTCGAACTTTAAGCTGCGTGAGGGGATGCCAATTGGCGCCCGTGTAACGTTGCGCGGTGAGCGGATGTACGAGTTCATGGACCGTCTATTGACGGTTGCTCTACCCCGCGTACGTGACTTCAAAGGTATCAACGATAAAGGCTTCGACGGCCGTGGTAATTATACCTTAGGCGTTAAGGAGCAAATTATCTTCCCTGAAATTTCGATCGATAAGATTAAGTCGATTTCGGGTATGGATATTACTTTCGTAACGAGCGCCGAAAACGACGAGCAGAGCTATGAGCTTCTCAAAGCTTTCGGTATGCCTTTCGCTAACGCCAAGAAACAAAACGACTAA
- the rplX gene encoding 50S ribosomal protein L24, producing MATKTKDKKPAKLHVKTGDTVLVIAGDEKGKTGVIKSVNRTTERVIVEGLNLVTKHNKPSAKNPQGGITKIEAGIHVSNVKAVEAPKA from the coding sequence ATGGCAACGAAAACCAAAGACAAAAAGCCTGCGAAACTGCACGTGAAAACTGGTGATACCGTTTTGGTTATTGCTGGTGATGAAAAAGGCAAAACCGGCGTTATCAAGTCGGTGAACCGCACCACGGAGCGTGTTATCGTAGAAGGCCTGAACCTAGTTACTAAGCACAACAAACCAAGTGCAAAGAATCCCCAGGGTGGCATCACTAAGATCGAAGCTGGTATTCACGTGAGCAACGTGAAGGCAGTGGAAGCTCCAAAAGCCTAA
- the rplN gene encoding 50S ribosomal protein L14 encodes MIQQESRLTVADNSGAKEVLCIRVLGGTGKKYASVGDKIVVAIKSAIPSGNAKKGTVSKAVVVRTKKEIRRKDGSYIRFDDNAAVLLNNNDEPRGTRIFGPVARELREKQFMKIVSLAPEVL; translated from the coding sequence ATGATACAGCAAGAATCCCGTCTGACCGTCGCTGATAACAGCGGCGCCAAAGAAGTTCTCTGCATTCGTGTCCTCGGTGGCACGGGCAAGAAATACGCCAGCGTAGGCGACAAGATTGTAGTTGCAATCAAATCGGCTATCCCTTCTGGTAACGCTAAAAAAGGCACTGTATCGAAAGCAGTTGTAGTTCGCACGAAGAAAGAGATTCGTCGTAAAGACGGTTCTTATATTCGTTTCGATGACAACGCTGCGGTACTGCTCAACAACAACGATGAGCCCCGCGGTACCCGCATCTTCGGCCCAGTAGCCCGCGAACTGCGTGAAAAGCAGTTCATGAAGATTGTTTCGCTCGCTCCTGAAGTTCTCTAA
- the rpsQ gene encoding 30S ribosomal protein S17, with protein sequence MASNEEQQATSAVERNLRKEIIGRVTSAKMDKSITVIVESKMKHPIYGKFVTKSTKFMAHDENNECGEGDTVRIMGTRPLSKNKRWRLVEIVERAK encoded by the coding sequence ATGGCAAGCAACGAAGAGCAGCAGGCAACATCCGCCGTTGAGCGGAATCTGCGCAAAGAAATCATCGGGCGCGTGACCTCTGCTAAGATGGACAAATCCATCACTGTAATAGTGGAGAGCAAAATGAAACACCCGATCTACGGTAAGTTCGTTACCAAGTCGACCAAGTTCATGGCTCACGACGAGAATAACGAATGTGGCGAAGGCGATACTGTTCGCATTATGGGCACTCGTCCATTGAGCAAGAACAAGCGCTGGAGATTGGTCGAAATTGTAGAACGCGCCAAGTAA
- the rpmC gene encoding 50S ribosomal protein L29, with product MKNTEILALSDEALNEQIKTEKANGQSLRFAHAISPLENPGRLKTSRKNVARLLTEQTRRKNEQATNTAN from the coding sequence ATGAAGAACACTGAAATCCTGGCCCTCTCGGACGAGGCCCTGAACGAACAAATTAAGACCGAAAAAGCCAATGGTCAGTCGCTGCGTTTCGCGCATGCTATTTCCCCATTGGAAAACCCAGGTCGTTTGAAAACTAGCCGCAAGAACGTCGCCCGTTTGCTGACTGAGCAGACCCGTCGGAAGAACGAGCAGGCTACTAACACTGCTAACTAA
- the rplP gene encoding 50S ribosomal protein L16, which yields MLQPKRTKYRKMQKGRVTGLAFRGSSIDFGSFAIKSLEVAWITARQIEAARIAMTRAMKREGQVWIRIFPDKPITKKPAEVRMGKGKGSPEYWVACVKPGTIMFESDGVSLEVAQESLRLAAQKLPVRTQFVVRRDYVESK from the coding sequence ATGTTACAACCGAAAAGGACCAAGTATCGCAAGATGCAAAAGGGTCGCGTGACAGGTCTCGCCTTCCGCGGCAGCTCCATAGACTTCGGTTCCTTCGCTATCAAATCGTTGGAAGTAGCTTGGATTACGGCTCGCCAGATTGAGGCTGCTCGTATCGCTATGACCCGCGCTATGAAGCGTGAAGGGCAAGTATGGATCCGTATTTTCCCAGACAAGCCAATTACCAAGAAGCCTGCTGAAGTGCGGATGGGTAAGGGTAAAGGTTCCCCCGAGTATTGGGTAGCCTGCGTGAAGCCTGGTACCATCATGTTTGAATCGGACGGCGTATCGCTGGAAGTGGCTCAGGAGTCGCTCCGTCTGGCTGCTCAGAAGTTGCCAGTTCGGACTCAGTTTGTTGTTCGTCGCGACTACGTAGAAAGCAAGTAA
- the rpsC gene encoding 30S ribosomal protein S3 — protein MGQKVNPVGFRLGVIKGWDSNWYGGKDFADKLVEDEKIRKYILARIPKGGISRIVIERTLKRITITINTARPGVVIGKGGAEVDKIKDELKQITSKDVQINIFEIKRPELDAKLVGESIAQQLQARISFRRAMKMSIQAAMRVGAEGIKIQCGGRLGGAEIARSEQYKEGRTPLHTLRADIDYALSEAQTVYGKIGIKVWVMRGEVFGKPDLSPNQVPANQGNETRGGNERGPRGERGDRGGDRGPRRDRGGDRGGENRGGGAGAGDNRGGGNAGPRRNGPAGGGNRGGGGAPRR, from the coding sequence ATGGGACAGAAAGTAAATCCGGTTGGCTTCCGTCTAGGCGTCATCAAAGGATGGGACTCGAACTGGTACGGCGGCAAGGACTTTGCCGACAAACTAGTTGAGGACGAAAAAATCCGCAAATATATCCTCGCTCGTATCCCGAAGGGTGGCATCAGCCGCATCGTTATCGAGCGTACCCTCAAGCGCATCACTATCACTATCAACACGGCTCGTCCGGGTGTGGTAATCGGTAAAGGTGGCGCTGAGGTTGACAAGATCAAGGACGAGCTGAAGCAGATCACCAGCAAGGACGTTCAGATCAACATCTTCGAAATTAAGCGTCCGGAACTTGACGCCAAGCTGGTAGGGGAGAGCATCGCTCAGCAGTTACAAGCTCGTATCTCGTTCCGTCGTGCTATGAAGATGTCTATCCAGGCTGCAATGCGTGTTGGTGCCGAAGGCATCAAGATTCAGTGCGGTGGCCGTTTGGGTGGTGCTGAAATCGCCCGTTCCGAGCAGTACAAAGAAGGCCGTACGCCGCTGCACACGTTGCGCGCTGACATCGACTACGCTTTGTCTGAAGCTCAGACCGTGTATGGCAAAATTGGCATCAAGGTATGGGTGATGCGTGGTGAGGTATTCGGCAAGCCCGACCTTTCCCCAAATCAGGTTCCTGCCAACCAAGGCAACGAGACCCGCGGTGGTAATGAGCGCGGCCCACGTGGTGAGCGTGGCGACCGTGGCGGTGACCGTGGCCCACGTCGTGACCGGGGTGGCGACCGTGGCGGTGAGAACCGCGGCGGTGGTGCTGGCGCAGGTGACAACCGTGGTGGTGGCAATGCTGGCCCACGTCGTAATGGTCCTGCCGGTGGCGGCAACCGTGGTGGCGGTGGTGCTCCACGTCGCTAG
- the rplV gene encoding 50S ribosomal protein L22 yields MEARAKLSNVPTSPRKMRLVADMVRGQKVTRALGLLKFEANSGAERIEKLLLSALANWQQKNEDERIEDANLYIKEIFVDEGRQLKRLRPAPQGRGHRIRKRSNHVTLVIDAKVERIGSKAAIEAVAATTTEGKATKTRRSSAKKSTETTAQASA; encoded by the coding sequence ATGGAAGCAAGAGCTAAACTAAGTAATGTTCCTACCTCGCCGCGCAAGATGCGCTTGGTAGCCGACATGGTACGTGGTCAGAAAGTGACCCGCGCCTTGGGCTTGCTGAAATTCGAAGCCAACTCAGGTGCCGAGCGTATCGAGAAACTGTTGCTTTCGGCTTTGGCCAACTGGCAGCAGAAAAACGAAGACGAGCGCATCGAGGATGCCAATCTCTATATCAAGGAGATTTTCGTGGACGAAGGACGTCAGTTGAAGCGTCTGCGCCCTGCTCCTCAGGGTCGTGGTCACCGCATCCGCAAGCGTAGCAACCACGTCACTCTTGTGATTGACGCAAAAGTTGAGCGCATTGGGAGCAAAGCAGCTATTGAAGCTGTTGCTGCTACAACTACTGAAGGCAAAGCCACGAAAACTCGTCGTAGCTCAGCCAAGAAATCCACTGAAACTACGGCTCAAGCCTCCGCATAA
- the rpsS gene encoding 30S ribosomal protein S19, whose translation MARSLKKGPYIDFRLEKKVTTMEESGKKAVIKTWSRRSMISPDFVSHTFAVHNGNKFIPVYVTENMVGHKLGEFAPTRNFRGHVAKKDKGKR comes from the coding sequence ATGGCACGTTCACTAAAAAAAGGGCCGTACATTGATTTTCGGCTCGAGAAAAAAGTAACGACGATGGAAGAGTCGGGCAAGAAGGCCGTCATCAAGACTTGGTCGCGCCGCTCGATGATCTCTCCAGACTTCGTTAGCCACACCTTCGCGGTGCACAATGGCAATAAATTCATCCCGGTATACGTGACCGAAAACATGGTCGGTCATAAGCTCGGCGAGTTCGCTCCAACGCGCAACTTCCGTGGCCACGTAGCCAAGAAAGATAAAGGCAAACGCTAA
- the rplB gene encoding 50S ribosomal protein L2: MALKQLRPTSPGQRFRIAPTFDEITTSTPEKSLLAPMKNSGGRNNSGKMSNRYIGGGHKAKYRIVDFKRDKASVPATVKTIEYDPNRTARIALLQYADGEKRYIIAPAGVEVGRTVVSGSGVAPEVGNALPLREIPLGTIVHNIELMPGAGAAMARSAGTYAQLVAREDKYATLKLPSGEMRMVLVTCMATVGTVSNGDHMNVRLGKAGRNRWLGRRPRVRGVAMNPVDHPMGGGEGKSSGGHPRSRNGIFAKGQKTRNKNKYSEQLIVNRKGKK, from the coding sequence ATGGCACTCAAACAACTAAGACCAACATCACCGGGTCAGCGCTTCCGTATCGCCCCGACGTTCGACGAGATTACGACGTCGACGCCGGAGAAGTCGCTGTTGGCACCCATGAAAAACTCCGGTGGCCGCAACAACTCTGGTAAAATGTCGAACCGCTACATCGGCGGTGGACACAAAGCAAAGTATCGTATCGTGGACTTCAAGCGTGACAAGGCCAGCGTGCCTGCTACCGTGAAGACCATCGAGTACGATCCAAACCGCACGGCTCGTATCGCCTTGCTTCAGTACGCCGATGGCGAAAAGCGCTATATCATTGCGCCTGCTGGTGTTGAAGTAGGTCGCACGGTTGTATCGGGTTCAGGTGTTGCTCCGGAAGTAGGCAACGCATTGCCACTCCGCGAAATCCCACTCGGTACTATTGTTCACAACATCGAGCTGATGCCCGGTGCTGGTGCAGCAATGGCCCGCTCGGCTGGCACATATGCTCAGCTTGTAGCCCGCGAAGACAAGTACGCCACTTTGAAATTGCCTTCTGGTGAGATGCGCATGGTTCTCGTAACCTGCATGGCTACCGTTGGTACCGTATCGAATGGTGACCACATGAACGTACGTCTCGGCAAAGCCGGTCGTAACCGTTGGTTAGGTCGTCGTCCGCGCGTTCGTGGTGTTGCAATGAACCCTGTTGACCACCCAATGGGTGGTGGTGAAGGTAAATCGTCGGGTGGTCACCCACGTAGCCGTAACGGTATCTTCGCTAAAGGTCAGAAGACCCGCAACAAGAATAAGTACTCAGAGCAGCTCATCGTTAATCGCAAAGGCAAGAAATAA
- the rplW gene encoding 50S ribosomal protein L23, giving the protein MSTLKKPIVTEKATGLNEKGQYVFEVERTANKVQIKKDIEQFYGVTVVGISTMRTNGKIKSKFTKGGSISGRRAHGKKAVVTVKEGDVIDFYNGI; this is encoded by the coding sequence ATGAGCACACTGAAGAAACCAATCGTGACCGAGAAGGCCACGGGCCTGAATGAAAAAGGTCAGTACGTTTTCGAAGTAGAGCGTACTGCGAACAAGGTTCAGATCAAGAAAGACATCGAGCAGTTCTACGGCGTAACGGTTGTTGGCATCAGCACCATGCGTACGAACGGCAAGATCAAATCTAAGTTCACGAAGGGTGGGTCCATCTCGGGCCGTCGCGCCCACGGCAAGAAAGCCGTCGTGACCGTGAAAGAAGGCGACGTTATCGACTTCTACAACGGCATCTAG
- the rplD gene encoding 50S ribosomal protein L4, giving the protein MELSVYNIKGEDTGRKVTLPEAVFGLEPNEHVMYLDVKQYLANQRQGTHKSKQRNEVHGTTKKLKKQKGTGGARAGSMKSPVFIGGGRVFGPEPRDYGFKLNKKTKRLARLSALSSLAKDGKVALVENITLSAPKTKDFLSILNGLKLNNGKKTLLVTGEVDKNVVLSARNIQRVTVATPVALNTHDLLNTDTLLLSEDGLKSLEQLYTVAE; this is encoded by the coding sequence ATGGAACTGTCAGTATATAACATCAAGGGTGAAGACACCGGTCGCAAGGTAACGCTGCCGGAAGCCGTATTCGGCTTGGAGCCCAACGAGCACGTGATGTATCTCGACGTGAAGCAATACTTGGCCAATCAGCGCCAGGGTACGCACAAGTCGAAGCAGCGCAATGAAGTGCACGGTACTACCAAGAAGCTGAAGAAGCAAAAAGGCACCGGTGGTGCTCGGGCCGGCAGCATGAAGTCGCCAGTGTTCATCGGTGGCGGCCGTGTATTCGGTCCTGAGCCCCGTGACTACGGCTTCAAGCTCAACAAAAAAACCAAGCGTCTTGCTCGTCTATCGGCTCTTTCGAGCTTGGCTAAAGACGGCAAAGTAGCCCTCGTGGAAAACATCACGCTGTCGGCTCCTAAGACCAAAGACTTCCTCAGCATCCTAAACGGCCTCAAGCTGAACAACGGCAAGAAAACGTTGCTAGTGACTGGCGAAGTAGACAAGAACGTAGTTCTGTCGGCTCGTAACATTCAGCGCGTAACCGTGGCTACGCCCGTTGCCCTGAACACACACGATCTGCTGAACACGGACACGCTGCTGCTGTCAGAGGACGGCCTGAAGTCGCTTGAACAACTTTATACCGTCGCTGAGTAA
- the rplC gene encoding 50S ribosomal protein L3, which produces MPGIIGKKIGMTSLFTPDGKNIPCTLIEAGPCVVTQVKTTEKDGYTAIQLGYGEKKAKNTTKALAGHFAKAGTTPKKKLVEFRLDAESTYAAGAEINASLFEEGEFVDVVGTSKGKGFQGVVKRYNFAGVGGQTHGQHNRLRHPGSIGACSWPSRVFKGMRMGGRMGNDRVKVQNLKVMRVVADKNLILVSGSIPGAKNSFVVLEK; this is translated from the coding sequence ATGCCTGGCATCATCGGTAAAAAGATCGGTATGACAAGCCTCTTCACTCCGGACGGGAAAAACATCCCTTGCACGCTCATCGAAGCGGGTCCGTGCGTAGTGACGCAGGTTAAGACTACTGAGAAGGACGGCTACACGGCTATCCAGCTCGGGTACGGCGAGAAAAAAGCAAAGAACACCACCAAAGCATTGGCTGGTCACTTCGCAAAAGCCGGTACTACCCCCAAGAAAAAATTAGTTGAATTTCGCCTCGATGCAGAGTCTACGTATGCTGCTGGTGCTGAAATCAACGCTTCCCTCTTCGAGGAAGGTGAATTTGTTGACGTAGTAGGCACCTCGAAAGGCAAAGGCTTTCAAGGTGTTGTTAAGCGTTACAACTTCGCTGGTGTAGGCGGCCAGACCCACGGTCAGCACAACCGTTTACGTCACCCTGGTTCTATCGGTGCCTGCTCGTGGCCTTCGCGCGTATTCAAAGGAATGCGCATGGGTGGCCGCATGGGTAACGACCGGGTGAAAGTGCAGAACCTGAAGGTGATGCGCGTGGTAGCCGACAAGAACCTCATCCTGGTGAGCGGTTCGATTCCCGGTGCCAAGAACTCTTTCGTGGTCCTGGAAAAATAA
- the rpsJ gene encoding 30S ribosomal protein S10 codes for MNQKIRIKLKSYDHNLVDKSSEKIVKAVKATGAIVSGPIPLPTDKEKFTVLRSPHVNKKSREQFQLCTYKRLVDIYSTSSKTVDALMKLELPSGVDVEIKV; via the coding sequence ATGAACCAGAAAATTCGCATCAAACTCAAATCCTACGACCACAACTTGGTGGACAAATCGTCGGAGAAGATTGTGAAGGCGGTGAAGGCTACGGGCGCTATCGTAAGCGGCCCCATTCCATTGCCGACCGACAAAGAGAAATTCACTGTTCTCCGTTCCCCCCACGTGAACAAGAAGTCGCGTGAGCAATTCCAGCTCTGCACATACAAGCGTCTGGTTGACATCTACTCGACTTCGTCGAAGACGGTAGATGCACTGATGAAGCTTGAGTTGCCAAGCGGCGTTGACGTTGAAATCAAAGTCTGA
- the fusA gene encoding elongation factor G, translating into MAVNKDLQYLRNIGIMAHIDAGKTTTSERILYYTGKTHKIGEVHEGAATMDWMEQEQERGITITSAATTTFWNYPTNEQGDPTADTKQYKINLIDTPGHVDFTVEVERSLRVLDGAVALFCAVSGVEPQSETVWRQADKYKVPRICFVNKMDRAGADFFKAVNEIKEKLGANPVPLQIPIGAEDTFKGVVDLLTGKAIVWDDATQGKSYHEIPVPEDLVDTVAEWRQKLVESVAEYDEVLLEKFFDDPDSITREEMMVVIRKAVIDMKFSPVMCGSAFKNKGVQSMLDGVMAYLPSPLDMPAIIGTNPDSGEEIERHPDNDEPFTALAFKIATDPFVGRLCFFRCYSGVLDAGSYVFNNRTGKKERISRLMQMHSNKQNPIDKIQAGDIAAGVGFKDIKTGDTLTDEKSRIVLESMSFPEPVIGYAIEPKTQADVDKMGMAIAKLVEEDPTLVVQTDPETGQTVLKGMGELHLEIIIDRMRREFKVEINQGAPMVAYKEVLTKTVEHRETYKKQTGGRGKFGDIVFELGPKLVDPEKPGLEFVNDITGGVIPREFIAPVQKGFEEAMKNGPLAGFPIEAMRVRLFFGSYHDVDSDALSFELAARGGFREAGKKAGPKLLEPIMAVEVVSPDEYTGPVTGDLNRRRGIMKGMDTKGGAQVIKADVPLSELFGYVTSLRTISSGRASASLTFSHYDQVPQNLADAIIAKQKGNAIR; encoded by the coding sequence ATGGCTGTTAACAAAGACCTGCAATACCTCCGCAACATTGGGATTATGGCGCACATCGACGCCGGTAAGACCACAACCTCGGAGCGCATTCTTTACTATACTGGTAAGACCCACAAAATCGGGGAAGTGCACGAAGGTGCTGCCACGATGGACTGGATGGAGCAGGAGCAGGAGCGTGGTATCACCATCACGTCGGCTGCTACTACTACATTCTGGAATTATCCTACCAACGAGCAAGGTGACCCAACTGCGGACACCAAGCAATATAAAATCAACCTGATTGACACTCCTGGCCACGTTGACTTCACTGTAGAAGTTGAACGCTCGCTGCGGGTGCTCGACGGTGCCGTTGCTTTGTTCTGCGCTGTATCTGGTGTAGAGCCGCAGTCGGAGACTGTATGGCGTCAGGCTGACAAGTACAAAGTGCCCCGCATTTGCTTCGTCAACAAGATGGACCGCGCTGGTGCTGACTTTTTCAAAGCCGTTAACGAAATCAAGGAGAAACTAGGTGCCAACCCAGTGCCTCTGCAAATTCCAATCGGAGCCGAGGATACCTTCAAAGGTGTTGTTGACTTGCTGACTGGCAAGGCTATCGTATGGGATGATGCCACGCAAGGCAAATCGTACCATGAGATTCCGGTTCCCGAGGATCTGGTTGACACCGTTGCTGAATGGCGTCAGAAGCTTGTAGAAAGCGTTGCTGAATACGACGAAGTTCTGCTAGAGAAATTCTTTGACGATCCAGACAGCATCACGCGTGAGGAAATGATGGTTGTTATCCGCAAAGCGGTTATCGACATGAAGTTCTCGCCCGTAATGTGCGGTTCGGCCTTCAAGAACAAAGGTGTTCAGTCGATGCTTGATGGTGTAATGGCCTATTTGCCTTCGCCTCTCGATATGCCTGCTATCATCGGTACTAACCCCGACAGCGGCGAGGAAATCGAGCGTCACCCTGACAACGATGAGCCTTTTACTGCGCTGGCATTTAAGATTGCTACTGACCCTTTCGTAGGTCGTTTGTGCTTCTTCCGCTGCTACAGCGGGGTGCTGGATGCTGGTTCATACGTGTTCAACAACCGCACTGGCAAGAAAGAGCGTATCTCGCGTTTGATGCAGATGCACTCCAACAAGCAGAACCCTATCGACAAGATCCAAGCTGGTGATATTGCTGCCGGTGTGGGTTTCAAAGATATCAAGACGGGTGATACGCTAACCGATGAGAAGTCGCGCATCGTGCTTGAGTCGATGTCGTTCCCTGAGCCTGTTATCGGCTACGCCATTGAGCCTAAAACTCAGGCTGACGTTGATAAGATGGGTATGGCGATTGCCAAACTTGTGGAAGAAGATCCTACCCTCGTGGTACAGACTGACCCTGAGACAGGCCAGACTGTACTGAAAGGTATGGGTGAGCTTCACCTCGAAATCATCATCGACCGTATGCGTCGTGAATTCAAGGTGGAAATCAACCAAGGTGCTCCAATGGTTGCTTACAAGGAAGTTCTCACCAAAACGGTTGAACACCGTGAGACTTACAAGAAGCAGACTGGTGGTCGTGGTAAGTTCGGTGACATCGTATTCGAACTCGGTCCGAAACTGGTTGATCCAGAGAAGCCAGGCTTGGAGTTTGTGAACGACATCACTGGTGGTGTTATCCCTCGCGAATTCATTGCACCAGTTCAGAAAGGCTTCGAAGAAGCTATGAAGAATGGTCCGTTGGCAGGCTTCCCAATTGAAGCTATGCGTGTTCGTCTGTTCTTTGGTTCCTACCACGATGTTGACTCGGACGCTCTGTCGTTCGAACTCGCAGCTCGCGGTGGATTCCGTGAGGCAGGTAAGAAAGCTGGTCCGAAATTGCTCGAGCCTATCATGGCTGTAGAAGTAGTTTCGCCAGACGAGTACACCGGTCCAGTAACGGGTGACTTGAACCGTCGTCGCGGTATCATGAAAGGCATGGACACCAAAGGTGGTGCTCAGGTTATCAAGGCTGACGTTCCACTGTCGGAATTGTTCGGCTATGTGACTTCGCTACGTACGATTTCTTCAGGTCGTGCTTCGGCTTCCTTGACTTTTTCGCACTACGATCAGGTGCCGCAAAACTTGGCTGACGCCATCATCGCTAAGCAAAAGGGTAACGCTATCCGCTAA
- the rpsG gene encoding 30S ribosomal protein S7 — protein sequence MRKSKPKKRILLPDPKYKETLVTRFVNYMMYDGKKNLAYTIFYDACDLVEQRTKESGVEMWRKALNNVMPTVEVKSRRVGGATFQVPIEVRPDRRISVGAKWLIQYARRRGEKTMKDKLAGEIIAAAKGEGAAVKKKDDTHRMAEANKAFSHFRF from the coding sequence ATGAGAAAGTCAAAACCAAAGAAGCGCATCCTCCTGCCCGACCCTAAATACAAGGAGACGCTAGTAACCCGTTTCGTCAACTACATGATGTACGACGGGAAGAAAAACCTGGCTTACACCATTTTCTATGATGCTTGCGACCTAGTGGAGCAGCGCACCAAAGAGAGTGGCGTTGAAATGTGGCGTAAGGCACTCAACAACGTAATGCCGACTGTAGAAGTAAAGAGCCGCCGCGTAGGTGGTGCTACCTTCCAAGTTCCAATCGAAGTTCGTCCTGACCGTCGTATTTCGGTAGGTGCCAAGTGGTTGATTCAATACGCTCGTCGTCGTGGTGAGAAAACCATGAAAGACAAGCTGGCTGGCGAAATTATCGCTGCTGCTAAGGGTGAAGGTGCTGCTGTCAAGAAGAAAGACGACACGCACCGGATGGCTGAGGCCAACAAAGCCTTCTCGCACTTCCGCTTCTAA
- the rpsL gene encoding 30S ribosomal protein S12, which translates to MPTINQLVRKGREKLTTKSKSPALDSCPQRRGVCTRVYTTTPKKPNSAMRKVARVRLTNGKEVNAYIPGEGHNLQEHSIVLIRGGRVKDLPGVRYHIIRGALDTAGVNGRTQRRSKYGAKRPKPGQPAAAAGKGGKPGAKKK; encoded by the coding sequence ATGCCTACCATCAATCAGTTAGTACGGAAAGGCCGCGAGAAGCTGACGACGAAGTCGAAGTCGCCGGCTCTTGATTCGTGCCCGCAGCGCCGTGGCGTTTGCACCCGCGTATACACCACCACGCCTAAGAAGCCGAACTCGGCTATGCGTAAAGTAGCTCGTGTGCGCCTCACCAATGGCAAAGAAGTCAACGCCTATATCCCAGGCGAAGGCCACAACCTGCAGGAGCACAGCATCGTGCTGATTCGTGGTGGCCGCGTGAAAGACTTGCCCGGTGTACGTTACCACATCATCCGTGGTGCTCTGGATACTGCCGGTGTAAACGGTCGTACCCAGCGTCGCTCGAAGTACGGCGCTAAGCGTCCGAAGCCAGGTCAACCAGCCGCAGCAGCAGGCAAAGGCGGCAAACCAGGAGCTAAGAAGAAGTAA
- a CDS encoding DUF3467 domain-containing protein produces MNQPQQPDPNASQDPNAINIELSEEIAEGEYANLAMIAHSSSEFVVDFIRLMPGLPKAKVKARIVITPEHAKRLHAALGENIERYEQSFGPIKAQQDVPNYPMGFGGKMGEA; encoded by the coding sequence ATGAACCAACCCCAGCAACCCGATCCAAACGCTTCGCAAGACCCGAATGCCATCAACATCGAGCTTTCTGAAGAAATAGCGGAAGGTGAATATGCCAACCTCGCCATGATTGCGCATAGCAGCAGCGAGTTTGTAGTTGACTTTATTCGCCTGATGCCTGGCTTGCCCAAAGCCAAAGTGAAGGCGCGCATTGTTATCACGCCTGAACACGCGAAGCGGCTGCATGCTGCACTCGGCGAAAACATCGAGCGGTATGAGCAATCGTTTGGCCCTATCAAAGCCCAACAGGATGTTCCAAACTATCCAATGGGATTCGGCGGGAAGATGGGAGAGGCGTAA